A region from the Podarcis raffonei isolate rPodRaf1 chromosome 11, rPodRaf1.pri, whole genome shotgun sequence genome encodes:
- the STARD6 gene encoding stAR-related lipid transfer protein 6 isoform X2 has protein sequence MSVSSRPSTDFPGTLYRAEALVEVPAPKLFPFIFRAEYRNKWDRAVQSYKLVDTIDQDTFVYQSITHSYGLGLVTPRDFVYLLHVKTYDGDLLTTNSVSVDHPAFPPTPKYVRGTNYPSGYACCPIPGNPEHSKFVAIVQVDLGGKLMPSVIDSVMPMSIMNMITDFKAGVKSLKGNTL, from the exons ATGTCAGTGTCATCAAGACCTTCAACAGATTTCCCAGGAACTCT ATATCGTGCTGAAGCCCTAGTGGAAGTACCGGCTCCTAAACTCTTTCCCTTCATTTTCCGGGCTGAGTACCGCAACAAGTGGGACAGAGCAGTACAGTCGTACAAACTTGTAGATACAATTGACCAG GACACTTTCGTTTACCAAAGTATTACACACAGTTACGGCTTGGGACTGGTTACGCCAAGGGACTTTGTCTACTTGCTGCATGTTAAGACATATGATGGAGATTTATTGACAACAAACT CTGTAAGTGTGGACCACCCAGCCTTTCCTCCAACTCCAAAGTATGTGCGTGGAACAAACTACCCTTCTGGCTATGCGTGCTGTCCCATACCAGG CAACCCAGAGCACTCCAAGTTTGTGGCGATTGTCCAGGTGGACTTAGGAGGGAAGCTAATGCCTTCTGTCATAGATTCGGTTATGCCAATGAGCATCATGAACATGATCACGGATTTCAAAGCTGGAGTTAAGTCACTGAAGGGAAACACCTTATAA
- the STARD6 gene encoding stAR-related lipid transfer protein 6 isoform X1: protein MDYKKLSEGLSIKIFSYLHDPVGWKVVKSAKQMSVSSRPSTDFPGTLYRAEALVEVPAPKLFPFIFRAEYRNKWDRAVQSYKLVDTIDQDTFVYQSITHSYGLGLVTPRDFVYLLHVKTYDGDLLTTNSVSVDHPAFPPTPKYVRGTNYPSGYACCPIPGNPEHSKFVAIVQVDLGGKLMPSVIDSVMPMSIMNMITDFKAGVKSLKGNTL, encoded by the exons ATGGACTATAAGAAACTTTCAGAGGGCCTCTCCATAAAAATTTTCTCGTACCTCCATGATCCAGTGGGATGGAAAGTGGTGAAAAGTGCA AAACAAATGTCAGTGTCATCAAGACCTTCAACAGATTTCCCAGGAACTCT ATATCGTGCTGAAGCCCTAGTGGAAGTACCGGCTCCTAAACTCTTTCCCTTCATTTTCCGGGCTGAGTACCGCAACAAGTGGGACAGAGCAGTACAGTCGTACAAACTTGTAGATACAATTGACCAG GACACTTTCGTTTACCAAAGTATTACACACAGTTACGGCTTGGGACTGGTTACGCCAAGGGACTTTGTCTACTTGCTGCATGTTAAGACATATGATGGAGATTTATTGACAACAAACT CTGTAAGTGTGGACCACCCAGCCTTTCCTCCAACTCCAAAGTATGTGCGTGGAACAAACTACCCTTCTGGCTATGCGTGCTGTCCCATACCAGG CAACCCAGAGCACTCCAAGTTTGTGGCGATTGTCCAGGTGGACTTAGGAGGGAAGCTAATGCCTTCTGTCATAGATTCGGTTATGCCAATGAGCATCATGAACATGATCACGGATTTCAAAGCTGGAGTTAAGTCACTGAAGGGAAACACCTTATAA